One window of the Anas acuta chromosome 12, bAnaAcu1.1, whole genome shotgun sequence genome contains the following:
- the LINS1 gene encoding protein Lines homolog 1, producing MKMSLLQQMYKDILAGIPLAKENRYYASFLTLCIEQSPEGDESCDRMHLPSTEGGIRSHQDAMSDTVGPTADDVSRDLANMNFSSCPREVMLLQLTLIKMLVDKAVSEETEFSTRQKYCEILILLLKEPKISSKLICLLSSCDRLLSHMASKSLASLVYFQLKEENALNVTWLSHSLKTLLEFPMCTQVAECLWTLTAIIKDILKDETLPKAGILKKLLSPLDDVLEGFYNSILLHHFDRHLYTSPYSEAANNLISFTDLLEALLASRTELQLPLKCQRVLFLKVSYVLNVISSSTHYFIKKKFIMLLKKCVLCKSEDIVSGSQSLQNPYFYEDMLALSNAVLQVVNLTWLDQIPLGEKASYFGSSEALPGDNTQSGSDQTVLRAISLVVLKTLEFKFQNSATEAEIKEVFQSSMSQLLTFWRSHMKCSPQSHPVVHHCEWLSLVFIEQDDDMWEAAKALLLSYLKFDRLRRDAADNLSQKEEESWNCLTHASGYNPHCIFLFFLEKIAFDSTVLLDFLISSETCFLEYLVRYLKLLREDWHQFVNVCNYFDTKHGTCQPVSSIKPPHQEKQSCMSDVNLQNAPCEPEPQTLIPLASSHSCLVLTTEQGNNEVAESNQSKSLLCNDSTSLLGSLQSLVNYDSSEDSELESVGKECLVNTEKMPLNNEHETMISETVCSYTDDTQNKIKSQMLPLKQKGCNSSSSLACIEPSDNIVPLKIMLYKSTKCLEELQNAISRLQRRNLFPYNPSALLRLLSHVEKISKSTN from the exons ATGAAGATGTCTTTGCTACAGCAGATGTACAAGGACATACTGGCAGGAATTCCATTAGCAAAGGAAAACCGTTATTATGCCTCTTTTCTTACTCTGTGTATTGAGCAGTCACCAGAAGGAGATGAATCGTGTGATCGAATGCATCTACCATCTACTGAGGGTGGTATTAGGAGCCATCAGGACGCTATGTCAGACACTGTTGGGCCTACAGCAGATGATGTATCGCGTGACTTAGCAAACATGAATTTCTCATCCTGTCCAAGAGAAGTGATGCTGCTTCAGTTAACCTTGATCAAAATGCTGGTTGATAAAGCAGTATCTGAGGAAACTGAATTCAGTACAAGACAGAAGTACTGTGAAATCCTCATCCTTCTTCTGAAGGAGCCAAAAATCAGTTCGAAATTG ATTTGTTTGCTCAGTAGTTGTGATCGGCTATTATCACACATGGCTTCAAAAAGTTTAGCATCTCTTGTATATTTCCAGCTGAAGGAAGAG AATGCATTGAATGTCACCTGGCTCAGCCATAGTTTGAAGACTCTTTTGGAATTCCCTATGTGTACCCAGGTAGCAGAATGTCTGTGGACTCTTACAGCTATCATCAAAGACATACTGAAAGATGAAACTTTACCCAAAGCAG GTATTTTGAAGAAGTTGTTGTCTCCTCTTGATGATGTACTTGAAGGATTTTATAATTCCATTCTGCTCCATCATTTTGACAGACATCTCTATACTTCACCTTATTCTGAAGCTGCAAATAATTTGATAAGTTTTACAGATCTGCTTGAAGCACTTCTGGCTTCCAGAACTGAATTGCAGTTACCACTGAAATGCCAGAGAGTATTGTTTCTGAAAGTTTCTTATGTCCTGAACGTCATTAGCTCATCAACTCACTATTTCATCAAGAAGAAGTTCATTATGCTCCTTAAAAAATGTGTCCTTTGTAAATCTGAAGATATTGTAAGTGGATCACAGTCCTTACAAAACCCATATTTCTATGAGGACATGCTTGCTCTGAGTAATGCTGTTCTGCAAGTTGTGAATTTGACTTGGCTTGATCAAATCCCACTTGGTGAAAAGGCCAGCTACTTTGGAAGTAGTGAAGCTCTGCCTGGAGATAATACTCAAAGTGGTTCTGACCAAACTGTTCTCAGAGCAATAAGTCTGGTTGTGCTTAAAACATTGGAGTTCAAATTTCAGAACTCTGCTACAGAAGCTGAAATCAAAG aagtCTTTCAGAGTTCCATGTCCCAACTGTTGACATTCTGGAGGAGTCATATGAAGTGTTCCCCACAATCCCACCCAGTTGTACATCACTGTGAATGGCTCTCCTTGGTTTTCATTGAGCAAGATGATGATATGTGGGAAGCTGCTAAAGCTTTATTACTCAGTTACTTAAAATTTGATAG GTTACGGCGTGATGCTGCTGATAACTTAAGccaaaaagaagaggaaagctgGAATTGCCTTACACATGCAAGTGGCTATAATCCtcactgtatatttttattttttctagaaaaaattGCATTTGATTCCACAGTGCTGCTAGATTTTTTGATTTCATCAGAAACTTGCTTTCTGGAGTACTTGGTAAGGTACTTAAAACTTCTTAGAGAAGACTGGCATCAGTTTGTAAATGTCTGTAACTATTTTGATACCAAGCATGGCACTTGTCAACCGGTTTCTTCTATCAAGCCTCCacatcaagaaaaacaaagctgcatgAGTGATGTGAATTTGCAAAATGCTCCTTGTGAACCAGAACCACAGACTCTGATACCTTTGGCTTCTTCTCACAGTTGCTTAGTGCTTACCACAGAGCAAGGCAATAATGAAGTTGCAGAGTCTAACCAGTCTAAGTCATTGCTATGCAACGATAGTACCTCTCTGCTGGGTTCTCTTCAAAGCCTTGTTAATTATGACAGCTCAGAAGATTCTGAATTAGAATCAGTTGGAAAAGAGTGTTTGGTAAACACAGAGAAGATGCCTTTAAATAATGAGCATGAGACAATGATAAGTGAAACTGTTTGCAGCTACACAGACGATACGCAGAATAAAATCAAGTCTCAAATGTTGCCTCTGAAACAAAAGGGATGTAATAGTTCATCCAGTTTGGCTTGTATAGAGCCTTCAGATAACATCGTTCCcctaaaaataatgctttataAATCAACAAAGTGTTTGGAAGAACTGCAAAATGCTATTTCTAGGTTGCAGAGAAGAAATCTTTTCCCATATAATCCATCTGCGTTGTTGAGACTACTGAGTCACGTTGAGAAGATCAGTAAAAGCACAAATTAA